The Acetobacter sp. DNA window GTGCGCTTCATCACGCAACCGCTGGAGATAGTAGAGCACCGGATCGCGGGGTTCGAGCTGGAACGGCGGCGCGTCCAGCGTGTGAAACCACTCGCGTCCGGCGTTGCGGTCCGGTCCCTTGGCGATCGACACCAGTTTCACATCCCGTACACCCAGCGAGTCCAGAACGCCCTGCACGGCGGAAAGCTGGCCCGCGCCGCCGTCGATCAACAGCACGTCCGGCCAGTCGGCTGACTTCTCGTGTCCCTGCTCCGCCGCCTCCTTCAGCGCACGCCCGAAGCGTCGCTCCAGCACCTCGCGCATCATCCCGAAATCATCGCCGGGGGTGATGCCACTCCTGATGCTGTATTTTCGATAGGATCGCCGGTCGAAGCCCTCCGGTCCACCGACGATCATCACACCATAGGGATTCGTCCCCATGATATGGCTGTTGTCATACACTTCGATCCGGCCCGGTGGCTCATCGAGGCCGAACACCTTGGCCACCCCATCCAGCAGCTTGGCCTGACCGGCGCTCTCGGCCAGCTTGCGCTCCAGCGCCTCCCGCGCGTTGGTCTCGGCGTGTTCCACAACCTCGCGGCGCTCGCCACGCTGGGGACGCAGAATCTCGACCTTGTGGCCACGCTTGATCCCGAGCGCCTCGCTCAGCAACGGGGTTTCCTCAAGCTCCCGGTTCACGAGGATCAGCGCGGGCGGCGGTTTGTCATCATAAAACTGCGTCAGAAAAGCCGCGAGGATGTCGGCGTCCGTCTCGTCTTTCGTATGGGCGGGATAGAAGGCCCTGTTACCGTTGTTGCGACTGCCACGGATGAAGAACACCTGAATGCAGGCCTGTCCCGCCGTCTGCCAGACCGCGATCACATCGGCGTCGCGGATACCGGATGGATTGACGACGGACGAGTCCTGCATCCCGGCCAGAGCCCGGATACGGTCACGGAGAATCGCCGCCCGTTCATAATCCAGAGCCTCCGCCGCCTGCTCCATTTCCGCCGCGAACTGCGCTTTCAGCGTCGCGCCCTCACCCGCAAGGAACTCCTTCGCCTGCGTGACAAGGTGGCCGTAATCCTCCTGACTGATCCGATCGACGCACGGCGCGGAACACCGTTTGATCTGGAACAGCAGACAGGGCCGCGTGCGGGACGAGAACACGGAATCCGTGCAGGTCCGCAACTGAAAGACCCGCTGCAGAATGGTGATGGTCTGATTGACCGACCATGCCGAGGCGAACGGCCCCCAATAACTGTTTCCCTTGTCCATCCTGCCGCGATGTTTGGCCAGTTGAGGGAAATCATGCTGACCGGTCAGCATCAGCCACGGATAGCTCTTGTCGTCACGCAGCAGGATGTTGAAGCGCGGCTTCATGCGCTTGATGTAGTTGGCTTCGAGCAGCAGCGCCTCGGCCTCGGTATGGGTCGTGACGATCTCCATGGAGGCCGTTTCGGACACCATCCGGCGCAGACGCTCCGGCAGGCGGGAAAGCTGCGTGTAGGAGGTCACCCGCTTCTTCAGAACCCGCGCCTTGCCGACGTAGAGAACCTCGCCCTTGGCGTTGATCATCCGGTAGACGCCCGGTGACAGCGGCATGGTCTTCAGCGCGGCCTGAATAACCTCCACACCCGTCAGGGGAGACTCCGGCATTTCCGCAGTCGCTCCAAGGATTTCGTCTGTCATAGAATATTCATCCACCGAACGTGTGGATAACTTTGTGGAAGAAAAGATGACAGATTGATGGACCCCCCGGTCTTCCGCCTTGAATCTTGGATTGCATATTTTTTAATCAACCACATTAACTTATTGTTTTTAAACGACTTTATCACCTGAACCTTTTCCCCGAAGGGTCGAATCGACAAAAATGAATGGAAATACAGGGAGTCAATCCCGGAGGTGGACAAAATCGACAATCCCGTTCCGATCATCGCGTTACACCACGGTCCCGGTTTGTTCACAGAGACGAATCCGCCCTGATTACACCCCTCCTGTGGCAGCTTCCTCGCCCTTCCGAAGGAGTCGTCGGAAGTTGCCCCCCCAGAACGCCTGAATCTCGCTGCGGTCGTATCCACGCCGCATCAGTTCCGCCGTCAACGCAGGGGACGCTGCCGCATTCTCCCATCCATCCAACTGTCCACCCCCGTCGAAATCCGAGGAAATCCCGACATACTCGACCCCCAGTCGTTTCACGACATAGTCGAGGTGATCCATGTAGTCCGCGACCGTCGCCCGACGGCCCGCCAGTTCCACACGAGGACGCAGAAAGCCACCAATGGCGGTAATCTGGATCAGGCCACCGCTGGCCTTCAGCGCATCAAGCTGCACATCGTCCAGATTGCGCGGGTGATCGCACAGGGCCTTCACGCAGGCATGGGTCGCCACCACCGGCACCGCAGACACCTCGACAGCCTGCAACATCGTCTCGCGGCCGGTGTGGGACACATCGACCAGCATGCCGAGGCGGTTCATCTCGGCAATGGCTTCACGGCCCAGTGCGGACAGGCCGCCATGCATCGCTGCCGGATCGCCCAGCGCCCGACTGGGCTGGCCGGAATCCCCAAGCGCATTGTGCCCGTTATGGGTCAGCGTGACATAACGGGCCCCGAGCGCCCGGAACTTCGCCAGCATGCTGAGGTCGTCGCCCATGCCGTAGCCGTTTTCCACACCCGGCACGACCGCCAGCGCTCCGTCACGCCACGCGGCTTCGATCTCATCCACCGTGGGGCAGACACGGGCCGTGATGCCGTTGCGCGTGCCCTGCATCCGGTTGATCGCCTCCAGCATGGCGATGGTCAGT harbors:
- the uvrC gene encoding excinuclease ABC subunit UvrC; amino-acid sequence: MTDEILGATAEMPESPLTGVEVIQAALKTMPLSPGVYRMINAKGEVLYVGKARVLKKRVTSYTQLSRLPERLRRMVSETASMEIVTTHTEAEALLLEANYIKRMKPRFNILLRDDKSYPWLMLTGQHDFPQLAKHRGRMDKGNSYWGPFASAWSVNQTITILQRVFQLRTCTDSVFSSRTRPCLLFQIKRCSAPCVDRISQEDYGHLVTQAKEFLAGEGATLKAQFAAEMEQAAEALDYERAAILRDRIRALAGMQDSSVVNPSGIRDADVIAVWQTAGQACIQVFFIRGSRNNGNRAFYPAHTKDETDADILAAFLTQFYDDKPPPALILVNRELEETPLLSEALGIKRGHKVEILRPQRGERREVVEHAETNAREALERKLAESAGQAKLLDGVAKVFGLDEPPGRIEVYDNSHIMGTNPYGVMIVGGPEGFDRRSYRKYSIRSGITPGDDFGMMREVLERRFGRALKEAAEQGHEKSADWPDVLLIDGGAGQLSAVQGVLDSLGVRDVKLVSIAKGPDRNAGREWFHTLDAPPFQLEPRDPVLYYLQRLRDEAHRFAITTHRAGRSKSFVKSELDEIPGIGPTRKRALLNHFGSARGVGQAGLAELEAVSGVNRETARAVYGHFHPDWTPA
- a CDS encoding dipeptidase; its protein translation is MTFDSSRQAAPAPITEEVLALHNALLTLDSHIDIPWPDRDDAFLDTPDRFVDFPKMQRGHLSAGCFVAYLPQGKLDAEGHRAAQELTIAMLEAINRMQGTRNGITARVCPTVDEIEAAWRDGALAVVPGVENGYGMGDDLSMLAKFRALGARYVTLTHNGHNALGDSGQPSRALGDPAAMHGGLSALGREAIAEMNRLGMLVDVSHTGRETMLQAVEVSAVPVVATHACVKALCDHPRNLDDVQLDALKASGGLIQITAIGGFLRPRVELAGRRATVADYMDHLDYVVKRLGVEYVGISSDFDGGGQLDGWENAAASPALTAELMRRGYDRSEIQAFWGGNFRRLLRKGEEAATGGV